Proteins encoded together in one Campylobacter concisus window:
- a CDS encoding HU family DNA-binding protein, whose translation MKKAEFIQAVADKAGLSKKDTLKVVDATLETIQAVLEKGDTISFIGFGTFGTADRAARKARVPGTKKVIDVPASKAVKFKVGKKLKEAVAAGAAKKGKKK comes from the coding sequence ATGAAAAAAGCTGAATTTATTCAAGCGGTTGCCGACAAGGCTGGTCTTTCAAAAAAAGATACTCTAAAAGTTGTTGATGCTACTTTGGAGACAATCCAAGCGGTTCTTGAAAAAGGTGATACAATTAGCTTTATAGGCTTTGGTACTTTCGGTACTGCTGACAGAGCTGCAAGGAAAGCTAGAGTTCCTGGAACTAAGAAAGTAATCGACGTTCCTGCTAGCAAAGCAGTCAAATTCAAAGTTGGCAAAAAACTTAAAGAAGCAGTTGCTGCTGGTGCTGCTAAAAAAGGTAAAAAGAAATAA
- a CDS encoding GatB/YqeY domain-containing protein, which yields MGIREQILADIKEAMKAKDEFKRDTLRTLNAALKQVEVDQRIEMTDEVVLPLLQKEIKKRADSVELYLKGAREDLAKKEQSEIELIKAYLPAQLSDDELKEKIKSIIEKVGKNLGAVMKMAKDEIGASAEAKRISMIAKELLA from the coding sequence ATGGGCATAAGAGAGCAAATTTTAGCCGACATAAAAGAGGCTATGAAAGCAAAAGATGAGTTTAAAAGAGACACTTTAAGGACGCTAAATGCAGCACTTAAGCAGGTCGAAGTCGATCAAAGGATCGAGATGACCGACGAGGTCGTGCTCCCACTACTTCAAAAAGAGATCAAAAAGAGAGCTGACTCGGTTGAGCTCTATCTAAAGGGAGCAAGAGAGGACCTAGCCAAAAAAGAGCAGAGCGAGATCGAGCTGATCAAGGCATATCTACCAGCTCAGCTAAGTGATGATGAACTAAAAGAGAAGATAAAAAGTATCATTGAAAAGGTTGGTAAAAATTTAGGCGCTGTGATGAAAATGGCAAAAGATGAGATCGGAGCGAGTGCTGAAGCAAAACGCATAAGTATGATCGCAAAAGAACTTTTGGCATAA
- a CDS encoding inorganic phosphate transporter, producing the protein MLRDNFLALVIFAICSVGFFVWGYQYIPANNYFLFLIAGMFGLFMAFNIGGNDVANSFGTSVGAKTLTLKQALVIAAIFELSGAIFAGSEVTNTIRNEIVKFPSDLNPMKFVIIMISALLSSGLWLFYASKKGLPVSTTHSIVGGIVGAGLAMGFMIKDPEPFNMVSWGEIGRIAVSWVISPLLGGVMSYIIFGYVKSKIIEPTHELKTNLKALKAERKAYKESFIKALKTKPAEEQIATLSKIAVIDEDEIETTEYSEYRSKIRIMKDSEKEIDTFKAMKKHIPIIAGFAAMVISSMMLFKGLEHINLAFSIIQTVWIIFVIGALAYLASLAIINVMSKNDSEKSINRIFSWFQIFTASSFAFSHGANDIANAVGPFAAVLDVLKTGSINESSPIPSIAMVTFGISLVVGLWFLGKEVITTIGSKLAEILPTTGFSAELASSIVILLATKLGIPVSSTHILIGAVLGIGIVNKNANWKMVRPIILAWLITLPAAAISSAIFYFALAKFLGV; encoded by the coding sequence TTGCTTCGAGATAACTTCTTGGCGTTAGTTATTTTTGCGATTTGCAGCGTTGGATTTTTCGTTTGGGGCTATCAATACATCCCGGCAAATAACTACTTTTTATTCTTGATCGCTGGTATGTTTGGTCTTTTTATGGCGTTTAATATCGGTGGAAATGATGTTGCAAACAGCTTTGGCACAAGCGTCGGCGCAAAAACACTCACACTAAAACAAGCTCTTGTAATCGCCGCCATTTTTGAGCTTAGCGGCGCGATATTTGCAGGATCTGAGGTTACAAATACTATTAGAAACGAGATCGTGAAATTTCCAAGCGATCTAAACCCGATGAAATTTGTCATCATTATGATCTCAGCCCTTCTAAGCTCAGGTCTTTGGCTATTTTACGCGTCCAAAAAAGGTCTGCCAGTCTCGACCACTCACTCGATAGTTGGTGGCATCGTTGGCGCAGGACTTGCTATGGGATTTATGATAAAAGACCCTGAGCCATTTAATATGGTCTCTTGGGGCGAGATCGGCAGGATCGCCGTTAGCTGGGTCATCTCGCCACTGCTTGGCGGCGTGATGTCTTACATTATATTTGGCTATGTAAAAAGCAAAATAATCGAGCCAACACACGAGCTAAAGACAAATTTAAAAGCGCTAAAAGCTGAGAGAAAAGCCTATAAAGAAAGCTTCATAAAAGCGCTTAAAACAAAGCCAGCTGAGGAGCAGATAGCCACTCTTTCAAAAATCGCAGTTATCGATGAGGACGAGATCGAAACCACTGAATACAGCGAGTACCGCTCAAAAATTCGCATCATGAAAGATAGTGAAAAAGAGATAGATACCTTTAAAGCAATGAAAAAGCACATCCCGATCATCGCTGGATTTGCTGCAATGGTCATCTCATCGATGATGCTTTTTAAAGGGCTTGAACACATAAATTTAGCCTTTAGCATCATCCAAACAGTCTGGATCATCTTTGTTATCGGTGCTCTAGCGTATCTTGCAAGCCTTGCTATCATAAACGTCATGAGCAAAAACGATAGCGAAAAGAGTATCAATAGAATTTTCTCATGGTTTCAAATTTTTACCGCTTCATCTTTTGCATTTTCACATGGCGCAAACGACATCGCAAATGCCGTTGGACCATTTGCAGCTGTGCTTGACGTGCTAAAAACTGGCTCTATAAACGAAAGCTCACCTATACCAAGCATCGCAATGGTAACCTTTGGCATCTCGCTTGTCGTTGGACTTTGGTTTTTAGGCAAAGAGGTGATCACTACTATTGGCTCAAAACTAGCTGAAATTTTACCTACGACTGGCTTTAGTGCGGAGCTTGCCTCAAGTATCGTCATACTTCTAGCTACAAAGCTTGGCATACCAGTTAGCTCGACGCATATCCTAATAGGCGCAGTTTTGGGCATTGGCATCGTAAATAAAAATGCAAACTGGAAAATGGTAAGACCTATCATCCTAGCTTGGCTCATCACACTGCCTGCAGCTGCTATCTCATCGGCTATATTTTATTTCGCCCTTGCTAAATTTCTAGGCGTTTAG
- a CDS encoding disulfide bond formation protein DsbA, which produces MVIAIDLGSNTFRVALIKKEQNDFTNEQIYEKIVGAARGLNESGKIGFEAKNRLFEAIAEAKSKFDFTKFKCVAVATEAFRVASNSEEIFSEIREKFGINFHIIDGQAEAKLTFLGVQNALRKLGINDKFSIIDIGGASSEIGEDGKFISFKFGIITFYERFKTLDLIRENAKIYTKEAREFLTSLDNRLIVLTSGVPTTITTLKLGLNYESYDPKKVSGYELKNDDLAWFVNELLKMDDKSADVAVGRSRKYPLIAGTLLLEELLNGQEAKFIVIDDGLREGVGAAYLKGIFQEIITKF; this is translated from the coding sequence TTGGTTATAGCGATCGATCTTGGCTCAAACACCTTTCGCGTGGCACTTATAAAAAAAGAGCAAAATGACTTTACTAATGAGCAAATTTATGAAAAGATAGTTGGAGCTGCAAGGGGCTTAAACGAAAGTGGCAAGATAGGCTTTGAGGCTAAAAATAGGCTTTTTGAAGCGATAGCGGAGGCTAAAAGCAAATTTGACTTTACTAAATTTAAGTGCGTGGCAGTCGCAACTGAGGCTTTTAGAGTGGCATCAAATAGCGAAGAAATTTTTAGCGAGATAAGAGAGAAATTTGGCATAAATTTTCATATCATTGACGGACAAGCTGAAGCAAAACTTACATTTTTAGGCGTGCAAAATGCCTTAAGAAAGCTTGGCATAAATGATAAATTTAGCATCATCGACATCGGCGGTGCAAGCTCAGAGATAGGCGAAGATGGAAAATTTATAAGCTTTAAATTTGGCATCATCACCTTTTACGAGAGGTTTAAGACGCTTGATCTGATACGAGAAAATGCAAAAATTTATACAAAAGAGGCAAGGGAATTTTTAACAAGTCTTGACAACAGACTTATCGTACTAACTTCTGGAGTGCCGACCACTATCACAACACTAAAGCTTGGGCTAAACTACGAGAGCTACGATCCAAAAAAAGTGAGTGGATATGAGCTTAAAAATGATGATCTTGCTTGGTTTGTAAATGAGCTTTTAAAGATGGATGACAAAAGCGCTGACGTGGCGGTTGGAAGAAGTAGAAAGTATCCGCTCATCGCTGGGACACTGCTTTTAGAGGAGCTACTAAACGGGCAAGAAGCGAAATTTATAGTAATAGACGATGGGCTTAGAGAGGGCGTTGGGGCGGCTTATTTAAAAGGCATATTTCAAGAAATTATCACAAAATTTTAG
- a CDS encoding argininosuccinate synthase translates to MKKDVKKVVLAYSGGLDTSIILKWLQDEYKCEVVTFTADIGQGEELEPARKKALALGVKPENIFIEDLREEFVRDYVFPMFRANAVYEGEYLLGTSIARPLIAKRQSEIARLVGADGVSHGATGKGNDQVRFELGYYALGDNLTIIAPWREWDLNSREKLLAYAEKNGIDITKKPGKSPYSMDANLLHISYEGLVLEDPSHAPEDDMWRWTVSPKDAPDKSEIIEIGYEKGDPVSINGKKMSPAEILTELNRLGAKHGIGRLDIVENRSVGMKSRGCYETPGGTIMLKAHRAIESITLDRGAAHLKDEIMPKYAELIYNGYWWSPERNMLQALIDKSQEHVNGSVKVELYKGNVTILGRSSKNDNLFSEAYCTFEEDSVYDQKDAAGFIKLNALRFIIARKNGRKFD, encoded by the coding sequence ATGAAAAAAGATGTAAAAAAAGTTGTTTTAGCATACTCAGGCGGACTTGACACAAGTATTATTTTAAAGTGGCTCCAAGACGAATACAAATGCGAAGTAGTCACATTTACAGCTGATATCGGACAAGGCGAAGAGCTAGAGCCTGCACGCAAAAAAGCCCTAGCACTTGGCGTAAAACCTGAAAATATTTTTATAGAAGACTTAAGAGAAGAATTTGTACGTGACTATGTATTTCCAATGTTTAGAGCAAACGCAGTCTATGAGGGCGAGTATCTGCTTGGCACATCAATCGCGCGTCCACTAATAGCAAAACGCCAAAGCGAGATCGCAAGACTTGTTGGTGCTGATGGTGTGAGCCACGGAGCAACAGGTAAAGGCAACGACCAAGTTCGCTTTGAGCTTGGCTACTACGCACTTGGCGACAACCTAACTATCATCGCTCCATGGCGCGAGTGGGATCTAAACAGCCGCGAAAAACTTTTGGCATACGCTGAGAAAAACGGTATAGATATCACCAAAAAACCAGGTAAGAGCCCATATTCAATGGATGCAAATTTACTTCACATAAGCTATGAGGGTCTAGTGCTTGAAGACCCAAGCCACGCACCAGAAGATGATATGTGGAGATGGACAGTAAGTCCAAAAGATGCTCCAGATAAGAGCGAGATCATTGAGATAGGCTATGAAAAAGGCGATCCAGTGAGCATAAACGGCAAAAAGATGAGCCCAGCTGAAATTTTAACCGAGCTAAACCGCCTTGGCGCAAAACACGGTATCGGCAGACTTGACATCGTAGAAAACCGCTCAGTTGGTATGAAGAGCCGCGGCTGCTACGAAACTCCTGGCGGCACGATAATGCTAAAAGCTCACAGAGCGATCGAGAGCATCACGCTTGACCGCGGTGCAGCTCACTTAAAAGATGAGATCATGCCAAAATATGCAGAGTTAATCTACAACGGTTACTGGTGGTCACCTGAGCGAAATATGCTCCAAGCTCTCATCGACAAGAGTCAAGAACACGTAAATGGCTCTGTAAAAGTTGAGCTTTATAAAGGCAACGTGACTATCCTTGGCAGAAGTAGCAAAAATGATAACCTATTTAGCGAGGCATACTGTACATTTGAAGAAGATAGCGTTTATGATCAAAAAGATGCAGCTGGATTTATCAAGCTAAATGCGCTTCGTTTCATCATCGCACGCAAAAATGGGCGAAAATTTGACTAA
- the hslV gene encoding ATP-dependent protease subunit HslV, translated as MFHATTILAYKGKNKAVIGGDGQVSFGNTVLKGNAVKIRKIHNGKVLAGFAGSTADAFNLFDMFEKNLEHTKGDLLKAVIEFSKEWRKDKYLRKLEAMMLVLDRDKIFLLSGTGDVVEPEDGKIAAIGSGGNFALSAARALDKFADIDEEELVKESLKIAGEICIYTNTNIKTYVLE; from the coding sequence ATGTTTCATGCGACAACCATCTTAGCCTACAAAGGCAAAAATAAAGCGGTCATCGGCGGTGATGGACAGGTGAGTTTTGGCAACACCGTCTTAAAGGGCAACGCCGTAAAAATTCGCAAAATTCACAACGGCAAAGTCCTAGCTGGCTTTGCTGGCAGCACTGCTGACGCGTTTAATCTCTTTGACATGTTTGAGAAAAATTTAGAGCATACAAAGGGAGACTTGCTAAAGGCGGTGATAGAATTTAGCAAAGAGTGGCGCAAAGACAAGTATCTAAGAAAGCTTGAGGCGATGATGCTTGTGCTTGATAGGGATAAAATTTTCTTACTTAGTGGCACTGGAGATGTTGTTGAGCCAGAAGATGGCAAGATAGCAGCTATCGGAAGTGGCGGAAATTTCGCCCTTTCAGCGGCCCGTGCCTTAGATAAATTTGCTGATATCGACGAAGAGGAGTTAGTCAAAGAGAGTCTCAAGATAGCCGGCGAAATTTGCATCTATACAAATACAAACATCAAAACTTATGTTTTAGAATAA
- a CDS encoding site-specific integrase, producing the protein MTHLNHDTANRMWWAVRNHLGYLGTSNTHGLYVLRHTVASRLVSLKGFNAHKLMAFMGHTDIKSSLHYVHLNVDDIRDGVGVGV; encoded by the coding sequence ATAACCCACCTAAATCACGATACAGCAAATCGTATGTGGTGGGCTGTGAGAAACCATCTTGGATATTTAGGGACTAGCAACACTCACGGACTTTACGTATTACGCCATACAGTGGCTTCTAGGTTAGTGAGTTTGAAGGGATTTAATGCTCATAAACTGATGGCTTTTATGGGTCACACAGATATTAAAAGTAGCCTACATTACGTGCATCTAAATGTTGATGATATACGTGATGGTGTGGGAGTTGGTGTTTAG
- a CDS encoding flagellin, with the protein MRITNQLRFSQTLHDYQKNMVGVNKSYQQLSNGLKIQDPYDGAAVYNDAMRLDYEATTLTQVADATGKSVNFAKNTDNALQEFEKQLENFKTKVVQAASDVHSTTSLEALANDLQGIKNHLVNIANTSINGQFLFSGSAVDTKPIDGSGKYQGNRDYMKTSAGAQVELPYNIPGFDLFLGKDGDYNKILTTNVMLADQTRTDISYAPKYLDENSKIKNMIGLNYASDSVVGSDGSYKGTIEPDFDFLDTSNVNFPDTYFFMQGKKPDGTTFTSKFKMSADTSMAGLMEKIGMEFGNTKTTKVVDVSINNDGQFNIKDLTKGNQTIDFHMVAATSVAANRGAIAPNNTLDTINSLQSLENMANAVPKTVHITEFTKSKYLDKDGNLTNAFDYDKVRFERKDNELIANLPQVARRTGEFATDQTKLSEVSGTKESYNRNLYPKDVDARKRELYNIDNQEIGMQVKSITGTMYDIKVKMGEAGGVNTPVQFQITSTTAAGVVSPTRNLTVYNSDEFGSYRTYASDFTYRQLMDIVAMAASDNIPDPQNVENANFDTDIEKVRRDQNYNAYKEALSKTKGAVEVNLDDKGRMVLTDKTKSVTNIELTMYDAKNGDIFDGDSTGMNTAGAASHPQGKGSVFSFNENNALTIDEPSTSVFQDLDDMIFAVRNGYYRADANNHDPRNTGMQGALKRLDHLIDHANKELTKIGSQTKLLTATNQRAEVMKVNVLTVKNDVIDADYAESYLKFTQLSLSYQATLQASAKINQLSLLNYLN; encoded by the coding sequence ATGAGAATTACAAATCAACTACGTTTTAGTCAGACTTTGCACGACTATCAAAAAAATATGGTTGGCGTAAATAAAAGCTACCAGCAGCTCTCAAATGGACTAAAAATTCAAGATCCATACGACGGTGCTGCGGTTTATAACGATGCTATGAGGCTTGATTATGAAGCGACCACTCTCACTCAAGTGGCAGATGCTACCGGTAAGTCAGTAAATTTTGCGAAAAACACGGACAATGCGCTGCAAGAATTTGAAAAACAGCTTGAAAATTTTAAAACAAAAGTCGTTCAAGCAGCCAGCGACGTGCATAGCACAACATCTCTTGAAGCTTTGGCAAACGACCTTCAAGGTATCAAAAACCACCTTGTAAATATCGCAAATACCTCTATAAATGGGCAGTTTTTATTCTCAGGTAGTGCTGTGGATACTAAGCCGATCGATGGCTCAGGTAAATATCAAGGCAACCGCGACTATATGAAAACTTCAGCCGGTGCGCAGGTCGAGCTACCTTACAATATCCCAGGATTTGATCTATTTTTAGGAAAAGATGGCGACTACAACAAAATTTTAACAACAAACGTGATGCTAGCTGATCAAACTAGAACTGACATCTCTTATGCGCCAAAATATCTTGACGAAAATAGCAAGATAAAAAATATGATCGGTCTAAACTACGCAAGCGACTCAGTTGTGGGCAGTGACGGCTCTTATAAAGGTACAATCGAGCCAGATTTTGACTTTTTGGATACTTCAAATGTAAATTTCCCTGACACATACTTTTTTATGCAGGGTAAAAAGCCAGACGGCACGACATTTACAAGTAAATTTAAGATGAGTGCTGATACGTCAATGGCTGGTTTGATGGAGAAGATCGGTATGGAATTTGGCAACACAAAGACTACAAAAGTTGTCGATGTGAGCATAAATAACGACGGACAATTTAATATAAAAGACCTTACTAAAGGCAATCAAACGATAGACTTTCACATGGTTGCAGCTACTTCTGTGGCGGCAAATCGTGGTGCGATAGCTCCAAACAATACACTTGATACGATAAATTCGCTACAAAGCCTTGAAAATATGGCAAATGCTGTGCCAAAAACGGTTCATATAACTGAATTTACAAAGAGCAAATACCTTGATAAAGATGGAAATTTAACAAACGCATTTGACTATGACAAGGTTAGATTTGAGCGAAAAGACAATGAACTTATCGCAAATTTACCTCAAGTTGCTAGAAGAACAGGCGAGTTTGCAACTGATCAGACAAAGCTAAGCGAGGTTTCTGGTACAAAAGAGAGCTACAATAGAAATTTATACCCAAAAGATGTTGATGCTAGAAAGAGGGAGCTTTACAATATAGATAATCAAGAGATAGGCATGCAAGTAAAATCAATAACAGGCACAATGTATGACATCAAAGTAAAAATGGGCGAAGCAGGTGGCGTAAATACCCCAGTGCAGTTTCAAATAACATCTACAACTGCTGCTGGTGTGGTATCTCCAACTAGAAATTTGACCGTCTATAACTCAGATGAATTTGGCAGTTACAGAACCTATGCAAGTGATTTTACATATCGCCAGCTAATGGATATCGTAGCGATGGCTGCAAGCGATAACATCCCTGATCCTCAAAACGTAGAAAATGCAAATTTTGATACAGATATCGAAAAGGTAAGAAGAGATCAAAACTACAACGCCTATAAAGAGGCTTTGTCAAAGACTAAAGGCGCAGTAGAAGTAAATTTAGACGATAAAGGCAGGATGGTGCTAACTGACAAGACAAAATCTGTCACAAATATAGAGCTAACCATGTATGATGCGAAAAATGGAGATATATTTGACGGAGATAGCACTGGCATGAACACTGCTGGCGCTGCAAGCCACCCTCAAGGCAAGGGCTCAGTATTTAGCTTTAACGAAAATAACGCTTTAACTATCGATGAGCCAAGCACAAGTGTCTTTCAAGACCTTGATGATATGATATTTGCCGTTAGAAACGGCTACTATAGAGCAGACGCTAACAATCACGATCCGCGAAATACAGGTATGCAGGGAGCTTTAAAAAGGCTAGATCACTTGATAGATCACGCAAATAAAGAGCTTACAAAGATAGGCTCTCAAACAAAGCTACTAACTGCGACAAATCAGCGTGCAGAGGTCATGAAAGTAAATGTGCTAACCGTTAAAAATGACGTCATAGACGCAGACTATGCAGAGTCATATCTTAAATTTACACAGCTTTCACTCTCATATCAAGCTACTCTACAAGCAAGCGCTAAGATAAATCAACTAAGCTTGCTAAACTACCTAAACTAA
- the rplI gene encoding 50S ribosomal protein L9, whose translation MKVLLIKDVKALGKAGEIKEVKDGYGNNFLIGKGFAKAATPDVLRQYEAAQKRKAEELKYEIANLEKLKEELAKVTVVVKKTLGANGSLFGSVSKEEIAAELEKTHHLVVEKRAIDMDTHLKAVGLYDVSIKLGHSINATLKVDVQGE comes from the coding sequence ATGAAAGTACTACTAATAAAAGATGTAAAGGCGCTTGGCAAAGCTGGCGAGATAAAAGAGGTAAAAGACGGCTATGGCAACAACTTCTTAATCGGCAAAGGCTTTGCAAAAGCAGCCACTCCAGATGTCCTTCGTCAATACGAAGCAGCTCAAAAAAGAAAGGCTGAAGAGCTAAAATATGAAATCGCAAATTTAGAAAAACTAAAAGAAGAGCTTGCAAAAGTGACAGTCGTCGTCAAGAAAACTCTTGGTGCAAATGGCTCGCTTTTTGGTTCAGTTTCAAAAGAGGAGATCGCAGCAGAGCTTGAAAAAACTCACCATTTAGTAGTCGAGAAAAGAGCGATCGACATGGACACTCACTTAAAAGCAGTTGGTCTTTATGATGTTTCTATAAAGCTTGGACACTCGATAAATGCGACCTTAAAGGTTGATGTGCAAGGAGAGTAG
- a CDS encoding YaaA family protein, translating to MGLKILFSPSESKISLNTSDKFDGKNLIFSELFGKRAEILKRYDEFLKSANLDEIKKLFGLKELEDSEQLRESLSKKGSIKAILRYDGVAYKHLNYRGLSVEAQKYIDNNVLIFSNLFGPILAKDEIAEYKLKQGEKLAGFDICKFYEQNFSKAVDSFLENDEILDLRAKFYEKFYVVKKEFTTFCFLKNKKILSHHAKAYRGEVLRQIANAKVTNKDELMGLNFKNLKLVDMKKIGLKNELTFEICE from the coding sequence ATGGGGTTAAAAATACTCTTCTCACCAAGCGAAAGCAAAATTTCTCTAAACACGAGTGATAAATTTGATGGTAAAAATTTGATATTTTCTGAGCTTTTTGGCAAAAGGGCTGAAATTTTAAAAAGATATGATGAGTTTTTAAAAAGTGCAAATTTAGACGAGATAAAAAAACTTTTTGGATTAAAGGAGCTTGAGGATAGCGAGCAACTGCGAGAAAGTCTATCTAAAAAAGGTAGCATAAAAGCTATCTTAAGATATGACGGCGTTGCCTATAAACACCTAAACTACCGCGGACTAAGCGTTGAGGCTCAAAAATATATAGATAATAATGTTTTGATATTTTCAAATTTATTTGGGCCAATTTTGGCAAAAGATGAGATAGCTGAATATAAACTAAAGCAAGGCGAAAAGCTAGCTGGCTTTGATATTTGTAAATTTTATGAGCAAAATTTTAGCAAGGCAGTCGATAGCTTTTTAGAAAATGATGAAATTTTAGACCTTAGAGCCAAATTTTATGAGAAATTTTATGTGGTGAAAAAAGAATTTACGACATTTTGCTTTTTAAAAAACAAAAAGATATTAAGCCACCATGCAAAAGCTTATAGAGGTGAGGTTTTGCGCCAGATCGCAAATGCTAAAGTGACAAACAAAGATGAGCTAATGGGTTTAAATTTTAAAAATTTAAAGCTTGTAGATATGAAAAAGATAGGGCTAAAAAACGAGCTTACGTTTGAAATTTGCGAGTGA